From the Lactobacillus sp. PV034 genome, the window ATTAGATGTGGTTCGTGATGGTTTTGATCGTGTTGTTCACGGTAGTAACTCATGGGGAACAGCGCATGCATTGAATAGCGTTAAACCAAGAATTGCCGGAAAAACTGGTACTGCTGAAACTTTCTACTATGATCCTGACCATCCTGGTAATCCAAATGCGCCAGAAATAATCAATGCAACGTTTGTAGGTTATGCGCCTGAATCTGACCCTAAAATTGCCATTGCGGTTGTTTTCCCAGGATTAGATCCTAATAAGGAAGGTACTTTTACCCTCCAAGTTGCTAAAGCAATGGTTGAAGATTATTCTGAATTATACAAATAGAAAAAGACTGGAAATTATACTTAAATAATGGTATAGTTTAACAGTCAATATAAAAACAAATAGGTGGTGGAAAAGATGGCAGATCATATTATTCTTGAATGTACCGAATGTGGTGACAGAAGTTACTTATCTGAAAAGAATAAGCGTAAGCACCCAGAACGTTTAGAATTGAAGAAGTATTGCCCAGTTGAAAGAAAGGCAACACTTCACCGCGAAACTAAGTAATTAAAACAACAGGTTGGCCTGTTGTTTTTTTATTTATTGGAGACCAGATGAAAGATAAAAAAACATTTCGTAAAGAGCAAATTGAAAGCTTAACTCAATTTGCAAAGCTACCGGCTAAAAAAGCTGAAGACCAAATTTTAGCTAAAAAATTATTACAATCCCAGTTAATGAGTAGAGCACAAAAAGTTGCTATTACTTTTTCAATGCCATTAGAAGTAGATACGGCACCAATGATTAAGAGTTTGTGGCAAATGGGTAAAGAAGTATATATTCCGCGAGTTTTGCCCCACCGGCAGATGGAATTTACCTTATACGAACCAGGAACCAAGTTAACTAAGAGTAAATTTGGTGTTTTTGAAAATTGGAACGAAAATGTTAAGGTTTCTTCACAAATTGATTTAATGGTTGTGCCTGGTCTTGCTTTTAGTTTAAATAATAATGAAAGGTTGGGCTTTGGTGGAGGCTATTATGACCGCTATTTAGCCCAGCACGATCTGGAGACTGTGGCTTTAGTTAATAGTAAACAAGTTGTACCAGAAGCCTTGTGGCCAGTGGAGTCTTTTGATATTAATTTAAAACATCTTATCTTAGCTAATGAGGATTGAAAATCATGGAAACAAGAGATAATCGCTTACCCTTACCTTATATGACTATCGCCATCTTGACTGTTTTGGTTGTAATGTATCTAATTGAAACAGTGATGGGAGGATCAACTCGTGCTGCTGTGTTAATGAAATTAGGGGCAATGAATAACCTAGCAGTAGCTTCACACCATCAATTCTGGCGCTTATTTACGGCACAATTCTTGCATATTGGCTGGCTTCATTTAGCTTCAAATGCTGTGATGATCTATTATCTGGGCCAATATTTGGAACCGATTATTGGATCTTGGCGCTTTTTGGGCATTTACCTCTTATCGGGGGTTGGTGGTAACTTATTAGGTTTCGCTGCTGGCAACGATTATAGTATTGCCGCCGGGGCTTCCACAGCCTTGTTTGGTTTACTGGGAGCAGTAATTACTTTATATGTTCGTAATCGTAATGTTGACTTCATGGCTCAACTAGGTAAAATGTCAATTGCTTTAGCGGTGATTAACCTTGGTTTAGATCTTTTTATCAAAGATATTGATATTTTGGGTCATATCGGAGGTTTAGTGACTGGGTTCTTTCTCTGCATCTTGATTGGTAATAAGGACTTACAAAATTTTAAACCGAAAATGCGGGTAATTGCGCTAGTTATTCTGATTTTATATACAGTTTGGAGTTTGCGTTCAGGAATGGTGATTAAGTACTAATGAAAACTTTATATGATGTCCAACAACTTTTAGAACGCTTTAATATTTTGGTCCATGTTGGCAAACGTAAGTGGGATATCGAGCTCATGGGGATGGAATTGGATAATTTGCATCATCGTGGCGTTATAACGGAAAAAGAGTACATGCAAGCTAAGCTAATCTTGCGCCATGAATATGAATACGAGCTCAAAAAAGAAAGTGGCACAAAAGCGTAGAATAGCTTATGATAATAATAAGATTTAAAAAGAGGAGTAATGCCTGTCTATGAACAATATTTTTGTAATCATTAACACTGTTTTAATTATCGGGATTGTGGCTATTGCACTATCTTGGCTTTGGCAAAAGCTGCAAGCCAAAAGTGTTAGTGGTCGCCTTAGCCAAGAGGAATTCGAAGCTGGCAAACGCAAAGCACAGATAATTGATGTCCGGGAAAAGAAGTCTTTTAAGAAAAAACATATCTTGGGTGCCCGCAATATTCCTTTAACGATGTTTAAATATCAATTCTCAGAAATTAGACCGGATTTACCCGTTTATCTTTATTCTGATTCTCAAGCTGCAACCTTGCGAGCAGCTAAGATCTTAAAGAAAAATGGTTACCAAAAAGTTTATTGGTTAGAAGACCCATTTGAAAAATGGCAGGGCCAAACCAAAGCTTCTAAATATTAGGCAATATAAAAAGCTGCAAGTTTTTACTTGCAGCTTTTATTATTTATATGAATAAATTAGGCTTGGTGAGAAACGTGGCTCTTACGGTTAGCCTTAATTCTATTTTCTTCAATCTTGTTTTCTTGTTCAATTTCAGGATCAAGTACCTTCTTCTTGTAAGTAAATGCACCTGCGGCAATTGCACCAACACTTGCTAAGATACCAGTTGCTAAACCTGCGCCAAATCTTTTTGCCATAATTATGCCTCCTAAATGTTATTTTTCTTTACACTCTCATTCTAGCAGTAAGTTAGATTGAAATAAAGAATTATGAATAGTAAAAAGATAATAATTTTTCACAAAGATAGTTTGTTAAAATTGAAGTAAATTAAGCAAAGAAGTAGGAATAAAATGCAAAAAATAATTGTTATTGTCGGGCCCACTGCCGTGGGAAAAAGCGATTTTGGCTTAAAATTAGCCCAAGCATTTGATGGTCAGATTATTTCTGGTGACTCGATGCAGATTTATCAAGAAGTGGCAATTGGAACAGCTAAGCCTTCCAAAGCAGACCAGGCACAAGTTAAGCATTATCTCGTAGATGAAAAATCAATTTTTGACTCCTATTCGGTCAAAGATTTTGTGGCAGGTGCAAATGACGCCATTAAAGAAATTACGACTAATCATCACTTGCCGATTGTGGTTGGAGGGACAGGATTTTATATCAATGCCTTAATTAATAAAATGCAGCTGGGTGAACCTGGAGAATATAAGGATAGTGTTGCAAGTGAGTGGGAAGAATTTTTGGCAAAATGGGGTCCGCAAAAGTTATGGGATGAGTTAAACCAAAAAGATCCCGTTGCTGCCCAAAAAATAGCCGTCCAAAATTCTCGCCGCACCTTACGGGCGCTGACTGTTATTTCGCGTACGGGCAAGTTATTTAGTGCCCAGCAACAGCATATTGAACGACGTTATAACGCTTTAATTATTGGCTTAAATAGTGACCGGCAGCTCGTTTACAACCGGATTAATCACCGGGTAGATAAGATGCTGGCAGCAGGTTTACTTGATGAAGCAAAGTTTGTTTACGACCACCGCAAACAAGAAAAGCAAGCAATTCAAGCAATTGGCTATAAAGAATTATTTCCATATTTTGAAGGAGAGCAGGGTTTAAGTGATGCAGTGGCTAAATTAAAACAGGCTTCACGTAAATATGCAAAAAGACAGTTAACTTATTTTAAAC encodes:
- a CDS encoding YqgQ family protein; translated protein: MKTLYDVQQLLERFNILVHVGKRKWDIELMGMELDNLHHRGVITEKEYMQAKLILRHEYEYELKKESGTKA
- a CDS encoding DUF3042 family protein; the encoded protein is MAKRFGAGLATGILASVGAIAAGAFTYKKKVLDPEIEQENKIEENRIKANRKSHVSHQA
- a CDS encoding rhodanese-like domain-containing protein, which produces MNNIFVIINTVLIIGIVAIALSWLWQKLQAKSVSGRLSQEEFEAGKRKAQIIDVREKKSFKKKHILGARNIPLTMFKYQFSEIRPDLPVYLYSDSQAATLRAAKILKKNGYQKVYWLEDPFEKWQGQTKASKY
- the rpmG gene encoding 50S ribosomal protein L33, giving the protein MADHIILECTECGDRSYLSEKNKRKHPERLELKKYCPVERKATLHRETK
- the miaA gene encoding tRNA (adenosine(37)-N6)-dimethylallyltransferase MiaA is translated as MQKIIVIVGPTAVGKSDFGLKLAQAFDGQIISGDSMQIYQEVAIGTAKPSKADQAQVKHYLVDEKSIFDSYSVKDFVAGANDAIKEITTNHHLPIVVGGTGFYINALINKMQLGEPGEYKDSVASEWEEFLAKWGPQKLWDELNQKDPVAAQKIAVQNSRRTLRALTVISRTGKLFSAQQQHIERRYNALIIGLNSDRQLVYNRINHRVDKMLAAGLLDEAKFVYDHRKQEKQAIQAIGYKELFPYFEGEQGLSDAVAKLKQASRKYAKRQLTYFKHQLPVEWFDPLNDPDYQEKIYKRVNEFLTE
- a CDS encoding 5-formyltetrahydrofolate cyclo-ligase; this encodes MKDKKTFRKEQIESLTQFAKLPAKKAEDQILAKKLLQSQLMSRAQKVAITFSMPLEVDTAPMIKSLWQMGKEVYIPRVLPHRQMEFTLYEPGTKLTKSKFGVFENWNENVKVSSQIDLMVVPGLAFSLNNNERLGFGGGYYDRYLAQHDLETVALVNSKQVVPEALWPVESFDINLKHLILANED
- a CDS encoding rhomboid family intramembrane serine protease, giving the protein METRDNRLPLPYMTIAILTVLVVMYLIETVMGGSTRAAVLMKLGAMNNLAVASHHQFWRLFTAQFLHIGWLHLASNAVMIYYLGQYLEPIIGSWRFLGIYLLSGVGGNLLGFAAGNDYSIAAGASTALFGLLGAVITLYVRNRNVDFMAQLGKMSIALAVINLGLDLFIKDIDILGHIGGLVTGFFLCILIGNKDLQNFKPKMRVIALVILILYTVWSLRSGMVIKY